The following proteins come from a genomic window of Macrobrachium nipponense isolate FS-2020 chromosome 18, ASM1510439v2, whole genome shotgun sequence:
- the LOC135196541 gene encoding uncharacterized protein K02A2.6-like codes for MADHRPLIPILNHYTLDAIENPRLQRLKMKVAPYIFTAVWRAGKQLCIPDALSRSPTSRPTPEDEEECTTSTAHVRRIVASTATSTDNQAIGPIIEEDKSLQEIRTAASQDQDYSRLVHHVSNGFPTNRYDLHASALPYWKLRDNLYADGELVLYGPRIVIPAALRRRTLDRLHDSHRGIEATRRRAMQTVFWPGINADIKSKVESCEACQQLLPSQQQEPYMCDNHPSRPFESVSADFFHVAGKSFLVIADRLSGWPVVVPCGRDTTAARVTRMFCVFFHEVGVPLRLRTDGGPPFSSHDFKQFTDRWGVHHIITSPHYPQANGHAEAAVKAVKHLIIKTAPSGNIDCEAFDRGLLELRNTLNPVGRSPAQILYGHPLRTCVPAHPRSFTEEWQTKTEDYDRRTAAQTDQAMSLYNSHARPLPKLTIGQRVRIQDSTTLRWDKVGIVMGRGMSRKYEIRLPSGRVWFRNRRHLRPVANMSDDTSPQVPVSPCSGQEREPSLEPSNVPRHSPRLAQRNLCSARDTATSVKGEGSV; via the coding sequence ATGGCTGACCATCGCCCCTTGATACCAATTCTCAATCACTACACTTTAGATGCTATTGAGAATCCACGCCTTCAGCGCCTCAAGATGAAAGTGGCCCCCTACATCTTCACTGCAGTATGGCGCGCAGGGAAACAACTTTGCAtaccagacgccctgtctcgctccccaaccagtcgccccacacctgaagatgaagaggagtgcACTACTTCGACTGCACATGTCAGGCGTATCGTTGCCAGCACCGCCACTTCCACTGACAACCAGGCAATAGGACCCATCATCGAAGAAGACAAGTCTCTACAAGAAATCCGCACGGCCGCATCCCAGGATCAAGATTACAGTCGTCTCGTTCACCACGTCTCCAACGGTTTTCCTACCAACCGCTATGATCTCCACGCTTCCGCCCTCCCGTATTGGAAGCTGCGGGACAACCTTTACGCGGATGGAGAGTTAGTATTGTATGGACCCCGGATCGTCATCCCTGCAGCCCTTCGTAGACGCACCTTGGATCGACTCCACGACAGCCATCGAGGGATTGAAGCTACTCGACGTCGTGCAATGCAGACAGTATTCTGGCCAGGTATCAAtgcagatatcaagagtaaagtagAAAGCTGTGAGGCCTGCCAACAGCTTCTCCCTAGTCAGCAACAAGAACCTTACATGTGTGACAACCATCCATCCCGGCCCTTCGAAAGTGTGTCAGCTGACTTCTTCCATGTAGCAGGGAAATCCTTCCTTGTTATTGCTGATAGACTTTcaggctggcctgtggttgttcCCTGTGGACGTGACACAACTGCAGCCAGAGTTACAAGAATGTTCTGTGTTTTCTTCCACGAGGTTGGTGTTCCACTCCGCTTACGAACTGATGGAGGACCCCCATTTTCCAGCCACGACTTCAAGCAATTTACCGACCGCTGGGGAGTTCATCACATCATCACTTCTCCACATTACCCTCAGGCTAATGGACATGCAGAAGCTGCAGTGAAAGCTGTTAAACACCTTATCATCAAGACTGCCCCATCCGGGAACATAGATTGTGAAGCCTTTGATAGAGGACTGCTGGAGCTTCGGAATACACTGAACCCTGTTGGACGCTCCCCTGCGCAGATCCTCTATGGCCATCCTCTCCGCACTTGTGTTCCAGCTCACCCCAGATCATTCACAGAGGAGTGGCAAACTAAGACTGAAGATTACGACCGTCGCACTGCTGCCCAAACCGACCAGGCCATGAGCCTTTACAATTCACATGCCCGCCCTCTACCCAAACTCACCATCGGCCAACGAGTTAGGATACAGGACTCAACGACGCTTCGATGGGACAAGGTCGGCATCGTGATGGGCCGCGGAATGTCAAGAAAGTATGAAATACGCCTTCCAAGTGGTCGTGTATGGTTTCGAAACCGAAGACATTTACGCCCAGTGGCTAACATGAGTGATGACACCTCTCCCCAAGTCCCTGTGTCCCCTTGCTCTGGCCAGGAAAGAGAGCCATCACTCGAACCCTCCAATGTCCCTCGCCATTCACCTCGACTAGCTCAGAGGAATTTATGTTCCGCTCGAGACACTGCTACGAGtgtaaagggggagggaagtgtatag